One part of the Prunus persica cultivar Lovell chromosome G5, Prunus_persica_NCBIv2, whole genome shotgun sequence genome encodes these proteins:
- the LOC18776013 gene encoding bidirectional sugar transporter N3, with product MTSSSAHSPLVIAFGILGNVVSFVVFLAPAPTFWRIFKKKSTEGFQSVPYVFALFSAMIWIYYAFLKSDEFLLITINAFGCIIETIYISMYITYAPKQARVFALRLLLLVNFGGFCLILLLSHFLAQGPTRVEVLGWVCVAFSVSVFAAPLSIMRVVIRTKSVEFMPFSLSFFLTLSAVMWLFYGLLLKDLYVACPNILGFTFGVAQMILYAIYRNKKTVLVEDQKLPEHKGDVVKQIQILSTTPEVEIQVQAVAVSSHVNTENENCEQTKDQYVHPQTCNTEKILGPSMPSQMVTCEV from the exons ATGACTTCATCAAGTGCTCACAGTCCTTTGGTTATTGCCTTTGGCATTCTAG GTAACGTTGTCTCGTTCGTGGTTTTTCTAGCTCCAGC GCCGACGTTTTGGAGGATATTTAAGAAGAAATCAACAGAAGGGTTTCAATCAGTTCCATATGTGTTTGCACTATTCAGTGCAATGATTTGGATATACTATGCATTTCTCAAGTCTGATGAGTTCCTTCTCATCACCATCAATGCCTTTGGTTGTATCATTGAGACCATTTACATCTCAATGTACATTACTTATGCACCTAAGCAAGCTAGG GTGTTTGCTTTGAGGCTGCTTCTTCTGGTGaattttggtgggttttgctTGATTCTTCTTCTGTCTCACTTCTTGGCACAAGGGCCCACCCGCGTTGAAGTTCTTGGATGGGTTTGTGTAGCTTTCTCTGTCAGTGTCTTTGCAGCACCTCTAAGCATCATG AGGGTGGTTATCCGAACCAAGAGCGTCGAGTTCATGCCTTTTTCTTTATCCTTCTTCCTCACCCTCAGTGCTGTTATGTGGCTCTTCTATGGTTTGCTCCTCAAGGATCTCTACGTTGCG TGCCCAAACATACTTGGATTCACCTTCGGTGTGGCTCAGATGATACTCTACGCAATCTACAGGAACAAGAAGACAGTTCTTGTGGAGGACCAGAAGCTCCCAGAGCACAAGGGTGATGTTGTGAAGCAGATCCAAATTTTGAGTACAACTCCTGAGGTGGAGATACAAGTACAAGCAGTAGCTGTAAGCTCCCATGTCAATACTGAGAATGAAAATTGTGAGCAAACAAAGGATCAATATGTGCATCCTCAAACATGTAACACTGAGAAAATCCTCGGACCCTCTATGCCAAGCCAAATGGTTACATGCGAAGTTTGA